The Candidatus Poribacteria bacterium genomic sequence TACCGCCTTCATCATAGCCACGCGGTTGATCACCTATCTGCGCCTCAACTAAGGCCATTTGATCACATAGTTAGACGGCACCTCACGAACGAACATGGACATGGAACGATCCCGATCTCCGGTGCGATACGTCGTAGACGACAGATAGAGCTGGTTTTGCGCACGGGTCATGCCGACGTAGAAAAGACGACGCTCCTCTTCAATTTCTGCTTCAGTAATATTCTGTTTCCACATCGGGAAACTTCCCTCCTCCATGCCGAGAATGATAACGATTGGAAATTCTGTTCCTTTCGCTGCGTGTAACGTCATTAAGGTCAATTGCTCGGTCTTATCGTCGAGTTCATCAATATTGGTGAGCAGCTTCTGATAATCCAGGAAGTTGGTGAGCTGATGCTCGTCATTTACGGATTCAAAATGGATGACTGCGTTCATAAACTGAATACGGCGTTGTTGCCATTCGATATCTTCTCGGAACTCTGGGACAACGGTATCTTGTAGTTCTTCCATATATGCTGTTGCTTCTGCTGCTTCCGAGGCTTCGAGCGGTAGACGATCCGGCAGCACAGCATTGTGTGTCTGGGCAAAACGCTTCGCAGCATTGAGCAACGCATCGGTTTCGGTTAAGCTATCTCTTGTATCGGCTACTTCTTGTTGCGATACCTCCGTTTTGGCGAGGATACCAAGCCCGACGAGCGGTAGAAGTTCGGTGAGGGATTTCACTTCACGTTTGTAAGCATCGATTTTGATGAGTTCTTTGAAGATCTCTCTATTGACGCTAACATCCTCTAAGGCACCGTGTAAACGCCCGTGTTCAATGCCAAATTTTTCAGCAAGTGCCCCCATATTACACCGTTGTCGTGGGAAAAGTCTGCGTGCTGTAGCGAGTGTATCGTAATGTGGCGCGGATAAGTCCCTTTTCAAGTATCTTCTTAAGTCACGCGCAAGGATTGGATTATCGTATTCCGCTACATTGTGCCCAATCAAAATCCTATCATGGATGAACCCAAAGAATTCAGGCAATACCATTTCAATTCCGGGTGAATCTTTGACGGTCTCTGCGTCAATTTGATGAATGCGAGTGGCTGAACGAGGGATATGTCCGCCCGGTGGTTTTACCAAGCAGTAGTACCGTTCAACCTCATCGCCGATTGGGCTAAGACGATGCGCTGCGATTTCAACAATTTCCGCTGTTTTCGGATTGATGCCGGTGGTTTCCAAATCATAGACAACCATGTCCGCCATGTTTGGACTTTCATAGCGATTGATGAGACGTTGGCAAAGTTTGAGTGCCGCAATACTCCGAACACCTTCAGTTTCAAGACGGATTACGTCGCTATCTGCTGTATCTGCCGTACCGATGAGAATAACCCGTGCGTCCTGTCCTTTTTCTCCAAGTGCTTCAAAATCACCAATAAGTAGATGCACGCCGTTGTCCGGCTGTGTCGGTCTATTATCATCAGGAGATAGGAATTGGAGTTGCACACTCTGGTTTAGATAGGTTTCAAGCGTTTGATGAATGATATGTGCTGCGCAATACTCATCAATCCCATGGCTGGCAGTAATCTGAATCGGTTCACCAAGGTCAATCGCGCTGTAAAGGACATCCTGTATAGTTGCTAAGTTAGGTAAATCCGGTTGTTTTTCGATGACCTCCAGTTCTTCGGCGCGATAAGGTGAGCGTGAGATTTCCAAAGCATCAAAGAGTTTCTGGATGATTTTATCAATTTTCTCGCCTTCGATTTCAGTTGACAGTTTCTCAAGTTGCGTCCAAAATTGGCGGACATTTCGGCGAGTCAAGGGACCAACATCTTCTGGATATGCCTCAATATTTTTCAGTAGTTCCATGAACGCAATGCCTTTGCGCGCCGCGATCCATTTGAGACGCACCCATGTCAAATCGTCGATATGCGTTTCAGGAAAATTGATCGCGCGTTCGAGGTCTTGTGGAAGTCGCCACTGAATGAAACGGAGGTAAGCGAGAATCCCTTTGCTATTTCCTTCGCCAAAAGAATTCGTCGGTAGAATCCGCTGGAATCTGATGTCTGCGCGCAGCAACTGTTCTACCAGAACATCTGCAAGTTTGTGGGTTCGGTAAAAGACCGCAATGTCGCGGTAAGAGTAATTACGCTGCGTTACCAAACTCTGGATAACATTAATGATGCCAAGTGCTTCCGCGATAGGTGTATCAAAGGTATAGTGAAAAATGTCTCGTCCCGCATCCTTATGGGTTCTGAGCGTGTGCTGCTTTTGGCGATCCGGGTTTCTGGAGATAACTTCCTCCGCAGCGCGCAAGATTTTCTCACTGCACCGGTAATGGTCATCGAGTTCAAGCGTCCGCGGGTTGAAATCCGTTTTGAAATCATCAATATACTGTGGGTCCGAGCCGCGCCAACTATAGATAGATTGGTCTTCGTCTGCGACTACCATGAGATTATGCTCAGGTGCAGCACAGAGCAATTGGAGTAGATGATACTGCACACGGTTCACATCGTGGAATTCGTCAACGAGAATATAGGAGATCTCTTGATGATAGGCTTCCTGTACTTCTTCCACCCGCAACAGTTCGACGGTTTTCAGAAGGAGATCATCGAAATCGAGCGCGTCGTATTCGTCGAGTTTGCGCTGATAGATTTGCAACAAATTTCGGATATTTTCAAGAGTCTCGGAGTCGTAAATATCCGTCTCATTTACTGCATCAACAGGGTTCTGTAGTGTGCATTTAGCATCACTGATGATGTTTCTTAGCAACCATGGTGGGTAGTCGTCAGCGTTGAGGCTCAGTTCACTGACGCTTTCTGTTAAGATCTCGTCTTGGAGTTCTTGATCAAAGATGGTAAAATTTTCGCTTAATCCAATCTTCAGCGCGTGTTTCCGAAGCACTTTGACACAGAATGCGTGGAAGGTGCAAGCCTTAACACTGGATCCGTGCGGTTCACCAATTTCGTTGTTGATGCGTTCCTGCATCTCTTCCGCTGCTTTGTTGGTAAATGTAATCGCAAGGATCTTCTCTGGCCTGATATTGTGTTCGCGAATCAGGTGCTCAATGCGGTGTGTAATGACTTTCGTTTTCCCTGTACCAGGACCTGCGATAACGAGTAGGGGACCGTTTTTATGTGTTACCGCTTCTTTCTGTTTTTCATTTAATTCGTGGAGAATGTTCATCGGGGTTCCCTCCGTACATTCTATCGGGAGAAATTTGTGCGTTTTTTAAGGTCAATGTGATATAGTGTTTGCATTGAGAAACAGAGTGCTGATAAGCAATTCATCACTACCAATAACCTACGATTATTATACCTTATTTGACGTGAAAAATCAAGGCATTTTGGAGATAGTGGAGCCTGTTAGTTTCATTTTTTTGAATTTTTGTGTGGTAGGTTGGGTTAAAAAAAGATACTTGAGGTATTCCTCTGACTTAATTTTTTTATAAGCATATTGCCGCTTATGTGCTTGAACAAAAACGAATACAATGAAATTACTTGATACTGTTGCCCTAATAGTAGATATGCCTGCACTCAATTTATACCGTGGACAGGTCGGCACAATTGTTGAGGAATATGAACCTGGCGTATTTGAAGTTGAATTTAGTGATCTGCAAGGCAGAATGTATGCTTTGGAGACATTAGAGGCTTCTCAACTCATGCTGCTCCGGCATCAACTTCTTGAAGAAAGAAAGTAGGCTTAGTGCTCGTGTTAGGCAGTGAAGCACACTTATTATCTCGCAGATTTAGACGACATGAACACCCAAAACCCACAACCCTACACGCAATGGGAGCTTCCCACAGGTGCTTTGGCGCGCCTCGGCAAAGGCGGAATAGCGGATATTCAGTATTCACCAGATGGGATCCGTCTTGCTGTTGCCTCTTATATCGGTGTCTGGTTGTATGATGCACATACCTGCACCGAACTCGCACTCCTTAAGCATGGACAGGATCAAGGTGCTGTTTCGCTCGCTTTTTCGCGCGATGGTACAATCCTTGTAACTGGAAATGGGGATGATACGATTTCGCTATGGGATGTCTACACTGGCCAGCGTCACTCCATAATGAGACTCGGAAATGCTGAAGATGAAGTCTGGGCATTCGTAGTCTCACCGGATGGCAAAACCCTCATCAGCGGGGGACTGGATGGGAAAATCCAATTTTGGGACATTCACACAGGTCGCCTGCACTTTGAGAGCATCGGACATGCATATCCTATCACGACCTTGGCGTTGTCACCGGATGGCAAAACCCTTGCGAGTGGGAGTAATGACTTCACCATCAATCTCTGGGATGCCCATACAGGAAGACAGCTCTCCACCCTCACAGGACATACACATAACGTTATGGCGTTGGCGTTCTCTCCCAACGGCATAAATCTCGTCAGTGGCAGTCGGGACGAGACGCTCTGCTTATGGGATACCACTACCGGCGAAAAATTAGAAACTCTCGCCACCGACATCGGTGTTACCGGTAATTTGGAGTTTTCACCCGATGGGACATTCCTCGCGAGTGGGAGTGGTGACCAGACCGTTCGGCTCTGGAATGCGGATACAGGCACCGAACAGGCAACTCTCACGGGACATAAAGATGGTATTTGCGGCATCTCTTTCTCTCCCGATGGAAAAACGATTGCCAGTGCGAGTGGTGATCATACCATTCGTTTTTGGGATCCTGCTACCGGTGCAGAGAAAGCAATTATTGACGGGCATATTGAGTGGATTAATGCCGTAACATTCTCTCCTGACGGGAATCTCCTCGCCAGCGGCAGTGATGACGAAACGCTTCGATTGTGGGACCTGTCCACCTACACTGCGTCTCAAACCCTCAACGGCCATGAATATCTGATTGAGGATGTCGCGTTTTCATCGGATGGTGAAATCCTCGCAAGCGCAAGTCAAGATGAAAGGATTTGCTTGTGGAATGTGAATGCTGGCATCGAGATGGCGATCTTGGATCATACGGATATGGTTACCGCATTGGCGTTTGCGCCGAACAGTCCTAAACTCGCGAGCGGCGGTGAAGACAACGCTGTTCGATTGTGGGATGTTGATACTGGAGAGCAATTAGCAGTCTTAGCGGGCCATACCGATATTGTTACGACAGTAGCATTTTCACCGAACGGAAGAACCCTTGCGAGTGGCAGTGAGGATAACACAATTCGGTTATGGAATGCGATCACTGGTCATTATCTCGCTGTGCTTACAGGCCATACCGATGTTGTTAAGGCGGTTGCGTTTTCACCGGATGGAAACATTCTTGCCAGTGGGAGTTCGGACAACACCATTAGACTTTGGGATGTGAACAGTTGTCAGCATATAACCACCCTTATAGGCCATACCGATACTGTTGAGACCGTCGCGTTTTCGCCAGATGGACGCACGCTTATAAGCGGCGGTGATACTGAAGATAACACGATCCGTTTATGGGATCCTGCCACCAACCAGCAGCGTGCACTCATTAAGAACTTTAGAGTTCGCACATTGGCATTCAGTCCTGATGGCAGAACCCTTGCCAGTGGCAGCGCAGACGGGACAATCTTTATCTGGGATCTCGCAACTGTTGAGGCTACATATAATTTAGTCTAACCAGCTTTTGGGAAACCCGATCCTCTTCGCTGGCGAGGTTTGCAACCTCGCCATTTTCATTCCAGATGACGCGTGTTTTATTACGGCTTGGTATCGGTATTAACAGGTGGTTCTTCGTTGTCAATAAACCTTTCAATTGTGTTAATCGTTGCTGGACTCGTACGGAAGTCGGCGACCCACGGTTCACGGAAATATGCCTGCTTTTCGCGCGGTAAGGCGGAGAGTACTTCGGGCGGGGTCTTCAGCCGATGCCAATGCGTTGCGAGATGCGCGTAGGCGTTTAGAACTGCTACGCGTGGTGCCTCCCGTTGCCAAACAGGACCCGCATGACACAGGTTTTCCGTAAAGAAAATCGCACTCCCCGCTGGGCATTCATACGACATCAGGAACGGACTCCGCTCTCCTGCCTCTAAGGACATGTGATCCGAATGCATCGGGAAGTTAGACTTATGGCTGCCTGCTATGAAATGTGTCGCACCATCATTTTTGGTGACATCCGTGAGTTCAAAGACGACGCGCACCATCCCCGCATGAATCCGTCCGTTATTGACGCGGTACCCAAAGATCGGATCGCCCTGTTGCGGTCCACCCCCATGAAGCCCACCGTGTTCCTGTCCTTTTTCACGCCAGACAGAGGAGCAGTTCTCCAACCGAACATCGGGTCCGATAATTTCGTGTAGGACATCAATCACCTTCGGGTGGTCGATGAGAACACTCGCGGGACCGCCCGGTACAGCGCGGTGTTCTGGTGGTAAAGATTCAGGGTTATGATGTATCCGCTCAATCTGAGCAACGATTGCGTCCACCTCGTCGCGTTCAAGGATCGCAGGACGCACGAGGAATCCGCTCAAGTCAAATCGAAATTTTTCTTCATCAGTCATAGGTTTTACATCTCCTCTGATTCTATAGTCTTGGAATGTTTCTTTTTATTTTTCTCTATGAAAGGCTTGAACAGCATCAACGAGTTTATCTGCACCGAACCGCACGACATCTGTCGCTGGCAATCCCGTCTCTGCCTCCGTTTTGAGTATTGCCTCGCGTGCCTCATCCTCAGACAAATCAAAGCAATTCAAAGCGAGTCCGATGACTTTCGCAGGCTTTATCGGTGCAGCCATCGCTTCATACTGTGCGATCATCTCAGTGAGTGAGGGCAACGGCACTGTATACCGTGCAACCGTATCCCGCGAGGGTTGATGGCAAAATATCATCGCATCCGGTAGACTGCCGTGGAGGAGGCTTAACGTTACGCCGGAATATCCGGGATGTACGAGTGAACCCTGTCCTTCAACGATGAGTAGATCGTGATTTTGCGCACCTTCAAGTACAATCTGCTCCGCTGCACCGGCAGTGAAGTCAGAGACGACGGCATCGATCGCAATGCCCCATCCCCATACCATAATCCCGTTTTGCCCTGTCGGACAGAATTCGGCGTTGACTTCACGCGTTCGCAATGCACGTGTGACCTCTATACCCGATAGCATCTTACCCACACGGCAATCTGAACCGACAGTGAGAATCACTGTGGCATTGACATCGTCGGCTTTGCACGTCGCGACGGGGAGATCAGCAGGCGGTTTTCGGGCATCCCATAGAATCACATCGTGTGCCGCTGCGAGTTCTGAGAGTTCTGCGTCCTCACTCAGAAATTGATGCAAACCACTCATGACGTGTAAACCGTTGTGTATCGCTTCGTGGAGGATAGCGCGCCAAGGATGTGGTAACTCGCCGCCCGGAGGTGCAATGCCAATCGCGAGCATCGTCGGATTGAACTGCATCGCCTCGGCGAGGTCTCGGACGATTGGAATGCCTTCACCGATCTCAATGACTTCGCTGGTGTCCCGTCCCGCATTGACACTATCAATGACTGCCACTACATTGTCAGGGAGGTAGCGCACGAGCACTGTGGCGGTCTTCGATTCAAGAACACCGAATGAGCCTTCGGCGAGAATGGCGATTCTGTGTGATTTCGGTTGTAGTTGCTTTACCATTTTTTATCCGCCGTTTCGGAGAGAATGGGATACATTTGTAGACTAACACAAATCACAATCAATTTCAAGAGATTGAAAGATAGTCCATCCAGTTCTCCTACTGACAACTGATAACTGATGACCGACAACTATTAAAGAAATTGCCGGAGATACCTGCCGCCGAGGGCGAATCCGTCTAACCCTGGCGCACCGCGATCCTCGTTTTCGACACAGAGGACATAGTCATAGCTGGATTCCTGCAACGCACCGGTGATCGTACCCCAATTCAATTGACCGCGTCCGGGTACACGATATTGCCACCACCAGTTCCCAATGATACCTTGTCGGAATTTCATCTGTGGACTGATTTCGCAATCCTTCACATCGGCGTAATACCACTTGCCGTTGAACATACGGATCGCATCTTCAGCGGGTAGAATTCCCATCCATAGCCAGTGCGACGGATCGCAGGACAGCCCCAGTGAATCTGATGGGATCGCGTCGAGGATACGTTCCCACATTTCGGGATTACAAGCGATGTTGCCCATGCGTACGGCGCAATCGAGTGCAAGCTGCACGCCTTTCTCTTCGGCGAAACGGACGACAGGTGTCCACATCTCTTTGAACCGTCCGACGAGTTCAACGGACCTGTCCCCTGGATTTCCCGGTTCTGAGGAGAACTGCCCGTAGAAGTGCCAACTCACGGGACTGCCAGCGTAGGTCACGACCACTGGTGCCCCGAGAATAGAAGTAGCTTCGATTGCCTGCATCAAAGTGTCGCGCGCGTTCTCTCGTGTTTCCGGATCATCGTCAAGTAGGTTACTATGCGCTGTTAAGGCGGCGAGATATATACCATGACTCTCCAAAATTTCCTTGACCTCTTCGCCACCAGATTGTATAATGACACTCGGTTCAACAACGCCGGTGGCGTTAGGACGGATTGCGTCAAATCCGTTGGCTTTTGCCCACGCTGCGCATTCGGCAAGGCTCCAACCGCCGTCGCCTGCGCTGGTGCTGAAACTTAAATCCATAATTTTCCCTTTTCTTACAGCATTGAGGACTTTTTACGTATGCAAATTCTATGTGAAGAAAATATTACTGAAAAACTATTTTCGCTCTATAATCAACTGCTTGCGCAACACGGGCATCGTAAGTGGTGGCCCGCAGATACGCCGTTTGAAGTGGCACTCGGTGCGATCCTAACGCAAGCGACATCGTGGCGCAATGTCGAGAAAGCGATGGAGAATCTCAAAAGTGCCGATGCTTTTACACCGGAAGAGATAGCTTCCATCAGCCAAGCTACATTGGAGCGGTTAATCCGACCCTCGCGTTACTTTCGTATGAAGGCACAGAAGGTCCGTGCGTTTGTGGACTACATCGCTGAGCGTCCCATGCACGTGATGTTTAAGCAAGATGTCCCTGAATTGCGTGAAGAACTGCTTTCCATCTATGGTGTCGGTCCTGAAACAGCGGATACGATTATCCTCTACGCTGCGGGAAAACCAAGTTTTGTTGTTGATTCCTATACCTACAGACTTTTCTCACGACTGGGATGGGTTACTGGGAACTATAACTATGAAAAACTTCGCGCCCTATTTATGGACAATCTCCCGCACGATGTTGATCTCTTCAACGAATATCATGCGTTAATCGTTGGGCACGGTGCGAGAATCTGTCATAAAAAAACACCGAATTGCCAAGAGTGTCGTTTACGGACGTCTTGTGCCTATTACGAGTCGTCTGAATGACGAGTGGGTTGCAATCGGCTGCCGCTATAGTTTTGCAAAAAAGTCCGCTTCTGTCAAAATTGGGATGCCCAATTCTTCCGCCTTCGTGTATTTGCTTCCCGCGCCTTCGCCAGCGATGAGGTAATCCGTCTTGCCTGTTACGCTTGATGTAACTTTACCGCCCCGCGTCTTAATCTCTTTAGATGCCTCGGTGCGCGTCATACCTTCAAGACTGCCCGTAACGACGAACGTTTTCCCACTGAAGAAGCTATCCGTCATTATACTGGCTTCTGTGCTGTTAGATTCTGCCGCTACTGTGAAACAGTGTAAACCGGCTTTCCGCAATTTGTCAATCAACGGCTGATTTTGCGAGAAGAAGTTGACAACACTCTCCGCTATCTGCGGACCGATACCGTCCACCGATTCAATTTCCTCAAGTGATATTTCGCTGAGTTTGTCTAAAGATGAAAAGTGTTCAATGAGCAGCTCCGCGACAGTTTCTCCGACATGAAAGATACCGAGTCCGAAAAGCACCTTCTCTACCGGTACCGTCTTGCTCTGTTCTATTTGGTGGACAAGGTTGCGCGCAGAAGGAACCCCCATCCGCTCCAGTTCGCTTAACGGTTCTACCTTCAGAGCGTAAAGATCGGCAACATCGCGAATCAGTTCTTTATCCACCAGTTGGTCAATTGTAGCGGGACCGAGACCTTCAATCTGGAGTGCGTTGCGCGAAGCATAGTGCGCAATGCGTCGTTTCAGTTGTGCAGCGCAGACCACGTTCACGCATCGGACCGCGACCTCTGTCTCTGTACGTTGGACAGACGTGCCACACGCCGGGCACGACTCTGGAAAGTTGAAAATAACTTCATCACCTGTTCGGTCTGCTTTTAGCACCTCAACGATTTTAGGGATGACATCCCCCGCACGCTCAAGCACAATCCGATCACCAATATGGATGTCTTTCGAGCGAATTTCTTGCTCGTTGTGTAGGGTGGCGTGTGTGATTGTCGCACCGGCGAGTGTTACAGGCTTCAGAATCGCCACCGGTGTCAGTGTACCCGTGCGTCCTACTTGCACTTCAATTTTTTCAATAGTTGTCGTGGCTTGCTGCGCGTTGAACTTGTAAGCGATTGCCCAGCGCGGATATTTGGAGGTTGCACCGAGTTCACGTTGTTGGGAGAATTGGTTGACTTTTACGACGACACCATCGGTCTCATAGGGAAGTTCGTGGCGTTTTTCTAACCAGTGTTCGTAATAGTTTTGAACGTCTTCAATGGATTTATGGTAGGTGGTATGCGGATTACACTTGAGTCCCCAACGCTTCATGTTTTCGAGCGATTCTGTGTGGGTTGCGGGAGCAAGTTCTTCGGCGTAATTGAGGGTATATATGAAGATATCTAATGGACGAGAGGCGGTTATGGAGGCATCTAACAGGCGCAATGAACCGGCGGCGGCATTCCGAGGGTTCGCGAAAGGTGGTTCCCCTTCTGATTCGCGCTGCACGTTAATTTCATTGAGACAATCTTTCGGGAGAAAGACTTCACCGCGCACTTCTAAGACAGGTGGCACTGCTCGTTCTGTGTCAACAAGTCGTAATGGAACAGAACGGATCGTTCGCAAGTTGTCGGTTACATCTTCACCGTATTCGCCATCTCCACGCGTGAGTCCTTGCGTAAATACACCGTTCTCATAAGTTAGCGAAACCCCCAGCCCGTCTATCTTCATCTCTGTGACGTATTCGACCGGGGCATCCTCTAATAACCGCTGTACACGTTCTGCGAATTCCCGTAACTCCTTTTCATTGTAACTGTTGTTCAGGCTCAGCATGGGATTACGGTGCTGTAGACGGGCACCTAATACAGCACCGCCACCGACCCGTTGCGTCGGTGAATCTGGCGGGATGGGTGCTTCACTTGCTGCTTCGAGTGCCGCAAGCTGCTTCATAAGCGCGTCGAAATCCGCGTCAGAGATTTCCGGTTGGTTGTCGATATAGTATTTGCGCTCATGATGGCGTATTAACGCTCTCAGCTCATCAATCTCTATTCGCATAACGCTTTATCCGGTTCTAAAAGGGGTTTTGAAAGGTTCAGGACGAACGCCCACAAAACAGATATTGAAGGATGAAAGGAAGGGGATGGAAGAATGGAAGGAAGGGTGTTCAATCTTCCAACCTTCCGACCTTCCAACCAAGAATTTTCCACTCCCGCAGGCAAACGAAAGAATCTTGCATAACCCTTAAAGTTTTTAAGCAACCTGGACCGGTCAGAATAAATCTATTTGCGTCACTGCGTGTGTGCAGATAAATTGCCTGCAAGTGTTAATCGTCTCTGGCGTGTAAATGTGCGTGGACGCGTGAAACCTTCGCCTGTCGGTCCCGCTATCGTCATCGCTAAGAATCCTTCGCCTTCCAACCCACAAGACGCGTAAGATGGAGCATTAATAACCACAACGCTGCAGTCCATTGCCTTCGTGAACTGCGTAATCCGTTTCGTGTTATTCGTGTGGAGCACTGCTGTATGTCCACGTCCGCCCTCTGCTCTAAGGGCACCTGCTAATGCCTCATCGAAATCTCGGCACCGAACAACGGGCAGAATCGGCATCAGGTATTCGTTGATAACAAACCCGTGGTCAGCCGGAACTTCTACAACAATTGCTGTCGTTTGTGCGGGTGCCGTGATACCAGCAGCGTTTAGAATCGTCAGGGCATCTTTACCGATGTATTCTTTGTTTGATTCGTCTTTTTCGGTGACAACAGACTCCAGTGCCTCGCGTTGGCTCGCGTCGAGTAGATGTCCGCCGCTCTGTGTGAGTGCTCGAATCGTTTCATTCGCAACAGATTCAACTACGAAGAGTGCTTTTTCGCCGATACAGAGCAGGTTATTGTCAAAACTGGTGCCTGCGATGACGTGTTTTGCGGCATCCTGCAGGTCAGCAGTCTCGTCGATAATTGCCGGTGGGTTGCCGGGACCGGCTGCGATTGTCTTTTTGCCGCTCGATAGTGCTGTCCTGACGACGGATGCTCCACCCGTCGCAACGAGCATAGCGATGTCAGGGTGCTCCATGATCTCCTTTGCTGTTCTTAGACTGGCATTTGCAACAGAGGTGAGCAGGTTGGCGGGACCGCCTGCCTTGACAATCGCTTCGTTGATGACGTGCATCGTCTCTTCGGTGCACTCACGAGCGTTTGGATGTGGACTGAAGACGACAGCGTTTCCGGCTGACAGCATTATAATCGCGTGGTTGATTACTGTTGATGTAGGATTGGTCGTGGGCGTAATCGAATTAATAACCCCGAATGGGACGTACTCAATCAAGAGCGTTCCCGTGTCACCTGACATCGCTTCTGACAGCAGATCCTCAACTCCCGGCGAGAGGGTAACGGCACCCTCATTCTTCATCACCTTATGTTCGGCGTTTCCCATGTTCGTATCTTGAACTGCTAAGTCAGCGAGGCGTTTCGCATTGGCAAGCGATACCTCTTTGATCGCTTCAATAATCTCACGTCTTTTGGCGAATCCGAGCTTAACAAGTGCTTCTTGTGCCGTTTTGGCCGCGGCGATCGCCTCCGCTACTGTCGCAAAAACCCCTGCCCGAGAAGAACTCGCACCCGTAACTGCTACAGGCTGCGCTGCTGCTGGTCGGTCTTGTTGCAGTGTTCTCAAGACTTGGGAAACAATCTCTTCAATCTGTTTTTCGTCAATTTGTGCCATTCAACCCTCCAGTACCTCACTGCGCGGGGCGCGCATACGAGAACACAGTAAAACCACCGAATGACACCTTAGACTGCGTATCCCGTGGTAGCGCGAATGTGTTCTCTGCTAAAGCGGTGTAGGGCTGAGGTGCGAAAGTCATCCCCACCCTACAAGGTCTCCGATTATTT encodes the following:
- a CDS encoding UvrD-helicase domain-containing protein, with the protein product MNILHELNEKQKEAVTHKNGPLLVIAGPGTGKTKVITHRIEHLIREHNIRPEKILAITFTNKAAEEMQERINNEIGEPHGSSVKACTFHAFCVKVLRKHALKIGLSENFTIFDQELQDEILTESVSELSLNADDYPPWLLRNIISDAKCTLQNPVDAVNETDIYDSETLENIRNLLQIYQRKLDEYDALDFDDLLLKTVELLRVEEVQEAYHQEISYILVDEFHDVNRVQYHLLQLLCAAPEHNLMVVADEDQSIYSWRGSDPQYIDDFKTDFNPRTLELDDHYRCSEKILRAAEEVISRNPDRQKQHTLRTHKDAGRDIFHYTFDTPIAEALGIINVIQSLVTQRNYSYRDIAVFYRTHKLADVLVEQLLRADIRFQRILPTNSFGEGNSKGILAYLRFIQWRLPQDLERAINFPETHIDDLTWVRLKWIAARKGIAFMELLKNIEAYPEDVGPLTRRNVRQFWTQLEKLSTEIEGEKIDKIIQKLFDALEISRSPYRAEELEVIEKQPDLPNLATIQDVLYSAIDLGEPIQITASHGIDEYCAAHIIHQTLETYLNQSVQLQFLSPDDNRPTQPDNGVHLLIGDFEALGEKGQDARVILIGTADTADSDVIRLETEGVRSIAALKLCQRLINRYESPNMADMVVYDLETTGINPKTAEIVEIAAHRLSPIGDEVERYYCLVKPPGGHIPRSATRIHQIDAETVKDSPGIEMVLPEFFGFIHDRILIGHNVAEYDNPILARDLRRYLKRDLSAPHYDTLATARRLFPRQRCNMGALAEKFGIEHGRLHGALEDVSVNREIFKELIKIDAYKREVKSLTELLPLVGLGILAKTEVSQQEVADTRDSLTETDALLNAAKRFAQTHNAVLPDRLPLEASEAAEATAYMEELQDTVVPEFREDIEWQQRRIQFMNAVIHFESVNDEHQLTNFLDYQKLLTNIDELDDKTEQLTLMTLHAAKGTEFPIVIILGMEEGSFPMWKQNITEAEIEEERRLFYVGMTRAQNQLYLSSTTYRTGDRDRSMSMFVREVPSNYVIKWP
- a CDS encoding DUF4926 domain-containing protein, which produces MKLLDTVALIVDMPALNLYRGQVGTIVEEYEPGVFEVEFSDLQGRMYALETLEASQLMLLRHQLLEERK
- a CDS encoding WD40 repeat domain-containing protein, whose product is MNTQNPQPYTQWELPTGALARLGKGGIADIQYSPDGIRLAVASYIGVWLYDAHTCTELALLKHGQDQGAVSLAFSRDGTILVTGNGDDTISLWDVYTGQRHSIMRLGNAEDEVWAFVVSPDGKTLISGGLDGKIQFWDIHTGRLHFESIGHAYPITTLALSPDGKTLASGSNDFTINLWDAHTGRQLSTLTGHTHNVMALAFSPNGINLVSGSRDETLCLWDTTTGEKLETLATDIGVTGNLEFSPDGTFLASGSGDQTVRLWNADTGTEQATLTGHKDGICGISFSPDGKTIASASGDHTIRFWDPATGAEKAIIDGHIEWINAVTFSPDGNLLASGSDDETLRLWDLSTYTASQTLNGHEYLIEDVAFSSDGEILASASQDERICLWNVNAGIEMAILDHTDMVTALAFAPNSPKLASGGEDNAVRLWDVDTGEQLAVLAGHTDIVTTVAFSPNGRTLASGSEDNTIRLWNAITGHYLAVLTGHTDVVKAVAFSPDGNILASGSSDNTIRLWDVNSCQHITTLIGHTDTVETVAFSPDGRTLISGGDTEDNTIRLWDPATNQQRALIKNFRVRTLAFSPDGRTLASGSADGTIFIWDLATVEATYNLV
- a CDS encoding phytanoyl-CoA dioxygenase family protein codes for the protein MTDEEKFRFDLSGFLVRPAILERDEVDAIVAQIERIHHNPESLPPEHRAVPGGPASVLIDHPKVIDVLHEIIGPDVRLENCSSVWREKGQEHGGLHGGGPQQGDPIFGYRVNNGRIHAGMVRVVFELTDVTKNDGATHFIAGSHKSNFPMHSDHMSLEAGERSPFLMSYECPAGSAIFFTENLCHAGPVWQREAPRVAVLNAYAHLATHWHRLKTPPEVLSALPREKQAYFREPWVADFRTSPATINTIERFIDNEEPPVNTDTKP
- a CDS encoding DUF1611 domain-containing protein, which codes for MVKQLQPKSHRIAILAEGSFGVLESKTATVLVRYLPDNVVAVIDSVNAGRDTSEVIEIGEGIPIVRDLAEAMQFNPTMLAIGIAPPGGELPHPWRAILHEAIHNGLHVMSGLHQFLSEDAELSELAAAHDVILWDARKPPADLPVATCKADDVNATVILTVGSDCRVGKMLSGIEVTRALRTREVNAEFCPTGQNGIMVWGWGIAIDAVVSDFTAGAAEQIVLEGAQNHDLLIVEGQGSLVHPGYSGVTLSLLHGSLPDAMIFCHQPSRDTVARYTVPLPSLTEMIAQYEAMAAPIKPAKVIGLALNCFDLSEDEAREAILKTEAETGLPATDVVRFGADKLVDAVQAFHREK
- a CDS encoding sugar phosphate isomerase/epimerase encodes the protein MDLSFSTSAGDGGWSLAECAAWAKANGFDAIRPNATGVVEPSVIIQSGGEEVKEILESHGIYLAALTAHSNLLDDDPETRENARDTLMQAIEATSILGAPVVVTYAGSPVSWHFYGQFSSEPGNPGDRSVELVGRFKEMWTPVVRFAEEKGVQLALDCAVRMGNIACNPEMWERILDAIPSDSLGLSCDPSHWLWMGILPAEDAIRMFNGKWYYADVKDCEISPQMKFRQGIIGNWWWQYRVPGRGQLNWGTITGALQESSYDYVLCVENEDRGAPGLDGFALGGRYLRQFL